A window of Panicum virgatum strain AP13 chromosome 8K, P.virgatum_v5, whole genome shotgun sequence contains these coding sequences:
- the LOC120644493 gene encoding uncharacterized protein LOC120644493 has translation MEDKLMSIFLFLVLFCLCNQGNAERCSLSDLAVTQTAVPSSRAEGYTKYTVTVENRCICTQGNIKLSCSGFTSSLGVNPDVLSVDGDGKFCTLNGGRPIGMGPDYAVKFSYVWSSEFSFKPVSSTIACS, from the exons ATGGAGGACAAACTGATGTCGATCTTCCTATTCCTGGTACTTTTCTGCCTTTGCAACCAAG GAAATGCAGAACGATGCAGCCTGTCGGACCTAGCTGTCACCCAGACCGCTGTGCCGTCGTCAAGGGCCGAAGGCTACACGAAGTACACGGTGACGGTGGAGAACCGGTGCATCTGCACGCAGGGGAACATCAAGCTATCCTGCAGCGGATTTACATCCTCCCTGGGAGTCAACCCGGACGTGCTCAGCGTGGACGGCGACGGCAAGTTCTGCACCCTCAACGGCGGCCGCCCGATCGGCATGGGCCCTGACTACGCCGTCAAGTTCTCGTACGTGTGGAGTTCCGAGTTCAGCTTCAAGCCCGTGTCATCAACCATCGCCTGCTCCTGA